One window of the Streptococcus parasanguinis ATCC 15912 genome contains the following:
- a CDS encoding LapA family protein produces the protein MNKRNLHYIALLLSILLIAGISLANMQTVTVNFLLVQFKLPLIILILLCVLLGAFVMTLVNFSKGFSLKKELKSTQKQLEEEKKEVKIEEKDNN, from the coding sequence ATGAATAAAAGAAATCTACACTACATTGCTCTATTACTTTCCATCTTACTAATTGCTGGTATTTCCCTTGCAAACATGCAAACGGTCACCGTGAATTTCCTCTTGGTTCAATTTAAATTGCCCTTGATCATTCTGATCTTGCTCTGTGTCCTCTTGGGTGCATTTGTCATGACCTTGGTTAATTTTTCAAAGGGCTTCTCCCTAAAAAAAGAACTCAAGAGCACTCAAAAACAACTGGAGGAAGAAAAGAAGGAAGTAAAAATAGAAGAAAAAGATAACAACTAA
- the gatD gene encoding lipid II isoglutaminyl synthase subunit GatD — protein sequence MTYTSLKSSDQAQYPYSLRIAHLYGNLMNTYGDNGNILMLKYVAEKLGAHVTVDIVSLKDRFDPDAYDIAFFGGGQDYEQTIVSEDLPDKKEDLERFIDEDGVILAICGGFQLLGQYYIEASGKRIEGLGIMGHYTLNQVNNRYIGDIKIHNEEFNETYYGFENHQGRTFLAEDEKPLGKVVYGNGNNKEDGCEGVHYKNVFGSYFHGPILSRNANLAYRLVNTALKNKYGKDLSLPAYEEILSLEQPEEYADVKSKAPTEQ from the coding sequence ATGACTTATACTTCTCTAAAATCTTCTGATCAGGCACAGTATCCTTACAGCCTGCGCATTGCCCATCTCTACGGCAACTTAATGAATACCTACGGGGACAATGGGAATATCCTCATGCTCAAGTACGTTGCAGAAAAACTTGGAGCCCATGTCACAGTGGATATCGTCTCTCTCAAAGACCGGTTCGACCCTGATGCCTATGATATCGCCTTTTTCGGTGGAGGACAAGACTACGAACAGACCATTGTATCAGAAGATCTACCAGATAAAAAAGAAGACCTCGAGCGCTTTATTGATGAAGATGGTGTGATCCTTGCTATCTGTGGTGGCTTTCAGCTTCTAGGCCAGTACTACATTGAAGCTTCTGGCAAACGCATTGAAGGGCTCGGTATTATGGGCCACTATACGCTCAATCAAGTCAACAACCGCTATATCGGTGATATCAAAATCCATAACGAAGAATTTAACGAAACCTATTATGGTTTTGAGAACCACCAAGGTCGGACCTTCTTGGCAGAGGATGAAAAACCGCTGGGCAAGGTTGTCTACGGAAATGGGAACAATAAAGAAGATGGGTGCGAAGGCGTTCATTACAAAAACGTCTTTGGGAGCTACTTCCACGGTCCTATCTTGTCCCGAAATGCCAATCTGGCCTATCGCCTAGTAAACACTGCTTTAAAAAATAAATATGGCAAGGACCTTTCCCTACCGGCTTATGAGGAGATTCTAAGCCTAGAGCAGCCGGAAGAATACGCTGATGTAAAAAGCAAGGCTCCGACTGAACAATAA